In a genomic window of Quercus lobata isolate SW786 chromosome 4, ValleyOak3.0 Primary Assembly, whole genome shotgun sequence:
- the LOC115987112 gene encoding auxin-responsive protein SAUR72-like produces the protein MKKLISKLSRVADSSQYSLLRSGDTRRVATVHAPQQHPSSRRASSFRAKLSRRRSSSSASVVPEGHVPVYVGDEMERFVISAELLNHPVFVNLLNKSAQEYGYDQKGALRIPCHVLVFERVLEALRLGHEHSRDLLDLLNSLSSSEDFY, from the coding sequence ATGAAAAAATTGATCAGCAAACTCTCCCGTGTCGCCGACTCATCCCAGTACTCCCTCCTCCGCTCTGGCGACACGCGCCGTGTCGCTACCGTTCACGCACCCCAACAGCACCCATCTTCACGCAGAGCCAGCTCGTTCCGAGCCAAGCTGAGCCGCCGCCGCTCCTCCTCTTCCGCCTCCGTGGTCCCGGAAGGACACGTGCCGGTCTACGTAGGAGACGAGATGGAGCGCTTTGTAATCTCGGCCGAGCTTCTCAACCACCCAGTGTTCGTCAATCTGCTCAACAAATCGGCTCAGGAATACGGATACGACCAAAAGGGCGCCCTCCGTATCCCGTGTCACGTACTCGTATTCGAACGTGTCCTCGAGGCTCTTCGTCTCGGACACGAGCACTCTCGTGACCTCCTTGACCTCCTCAACTCCTTGTCTTCCTCTGAGGATTTCTACTAA